CGCCGCTGGGATTCGCGCGCATCCTGAAAGGCGAGCCCTATCCCGAGATCAACGTGCTCTGAGCCCGCGCCTCCGACGCTCCGGTCGACGGCGGCGAACCCGGCCCTTCGTCCGAGACACGCATCAAGCGTTGCCCGTCTCCGGAACATGCAGCAAGGGCTGTCCGGCGCGGATGGTCGCGCCCTCCCGCACTCTATCGTGCGGGCGGAATCCCTTGGGCGCGAAGAGCACGATCGTCGAGCCGTGTTGGAACCATCCCATCTCGGTGCCCTTGTCCAGCGTCGCGTCGCACGGGATGCGGCGCGGTCCGGCCTCGCGCAGGTCGAGCCCCGCGTCCAGGAAGGAGAACCGGATGCCGGCCACGAGGATCGCGGCGACCGGAACCAAGGCGATCGGATGGCCGCTCCGGACCAGCCGCGCGTGGATGGGCGCACGCTCGTTCTTGCAGAACAGGCGCTCGATTCGCTTCAACGCGATCGGGTTCACGTTCCAGGTGTCGCCCGAGATGTAGGTGACGGCTTCGACACGAAGATCGTGCGGCGCGTGAAAGCGGTGATACATGGCGGAGGTGAGCCGCAGGGTGACGTACCATCCGCCCTCGTACAGGGCAGCCTCGGCGTCGTCGCCCAGCAGATCGCACAGCGGGTAGGGGAAGCCTTTCACCTGCAATGCCTGGCCGCGCTCGACCACGCCCGACGCTCCGACGATCGCATCGCAGGGGCTGACCAGCAGGGCCGGATCGGGATCGGCCGGGCGCGCGCCCTCCCGCAGCTTCCGGACGAAGCAGTCGTGCAGGCTGCGGAACCGCGTCTCCTGTGCGTCGCTCAGGTCCAGATCGGCGAAGAGGCGCCAGACCCCGATCGAGAGATCGCGGATCACCGGAGTCTCGATCCGGCTGAACCAGCCGATGAAGCGCGTCGCCAGGCGCCGCGGAATGCGGTTCGTCAGGAGGAAGTTGACATCTTCCTGTTGCACGACGCGCGCTAAGGTAGAGCGAAGTGTAGGCAGCGGCATCGGCGTTCTCGGGATGGTGGGATGATGATTACAGCGATCGGCACGTACGCGGCGGGTGCCGGAGCGCTCGCCGCGCTTGTCGTGAAGGGCCGCACGCGGCTGGCGCTGTCGCGCGCGAAGCATCCCTCGCTGACCGGACATGTGCGGATGGCGCGGCGGGTCGCCTCGCTCATACCGTTCTACGACTTCGACGAGGACCGTTTCTTCAACTCGGACGGCGCGACTCCGGACGTGGTGGCGCGGCGTCGCGACGGGTTTCAGCGCCTGGCCGACACCTACAGGACGCGCTTTCCGCGCACGGTGGCGCTCGGGGACGAGACGAGGGACGGCCTGTCCGACCTGCAGTTCACCTCGGCCTATCGCGTGCCCTTCCAGTACAGCCGCCTCGTGCGCCGCCACCTCGCAAGCGGAGTCTTCCTCGTCTCGTCCGCCGGCGTGACGGTGACGGACCTGGACGGCAACGTCCTCTACGATCTCACCGGGTCCTACGGCGTCAACCTGCTGGGCTACGACTTCTACAAGGAGTGCATCGACGAGGGGGCCGCGCGCGTGCGCGACCTCGGTCCCGTGCTCGGCGCCTACCACCCGGTCGTCGCCGAGAACGTCGCGCGGTTGCGTCGGCTGTCCGGGCAGGACGAGGTCTCCTTCCACATGTCCGGAACCGAGGCCGTGATGCAGGCGGTCAGGCTGGCACGCTACCACACCGGCCGCTCGCATCTCGTCCGGTTCGCCGGCGCCTATCACGGCTGGTGGGGGGACGTGCAGCCCGGCATCGGCAATCCGGCCACGGAACGCGAGACCTACACCCTTTCCGAAATGTCCGAGCGAACGCTGCACGTGCTGCGCACGCGGCGGAACATCGCGTGCGTCCTCGTGAACCCTCTGCAGGCCTTGCACCCGAACGCTCCCGCGCCCGCGGATTCCTCCCTGGTCGACAGCGGCCGGCGCGGCGGCTTCGATCGCGCGGCCTATGCCGAGTGGCTGCGCCAGCTGCGTGCCGTCTGCACGGAACGCGGCATCCCGCTGATCTTCGACGAGGTCTTCGTCGGCTTCCGGCTGGCCGAAGGCGGCGCACAGGACTATTTCGGCGTGAAAGCCGATCTCGTCACCTATGGCAAGACGCTCGGCGGCGGCTTGCCGATCGGCGTATTGTGCGGTCGGCATGACCTGATGCGACGCTTCCGCGACGACCGCCCGGCCGACGTCTGCTTCGCGCGTGGGACCTTCAACTCTCATCCCTACGTCATGGGCACGCTAGACGCGTTCCTGCGCCGGCTGGCGACGCCCGAGGTCCAGGCACTCTACGACGGGCTGGACGGGCGCTGGAACATGCGGGCGGAGGAGTTGAACCGCCGGCTCGACGAGGCGGGCTTGCCGGTGCGGGTCGCCAATCTCTCGACCATCTGGACCGTCCTCTACACCCGGCCGTCGCGCTACAACTGGATGCTGCAATACTACCTCAAGGCCGAGGGGCTCGCGCTGAGCTGGGTGGGCACGGGCCGTCTGATCTTCAGTCTGAACTATACGGACGCCGATTTCGCCGCCGTGGCCGACCGCTTCGTGGCCGCCGCGCGTGCGATGGAGCGCGACGGCTGGTGGAGCGGTCCGGCCACGACCGACAAGATGATCCGGCGGCAGATCCTCAAGGAGATGCTCCGCCGTCGTCTGGGTCGAGAGCGGGCGCCCGCCGCCTCGGCGTGAGCCCGTCCCCGGACGCTTCCCCAAGGGGGAAGGCGTCCGGACGACCGGCCGATCCCCGTCCTAGTGCGATTGCTCGCGCACGTTTGTCGGGTCGATGAGCTGGCCCCGCAGCAGGTATCCCGGCGCGCGGTGGTACAGCTTGATGTCGTGGAACGGGTCGGTGAGGATCTTCGTCGCCCAGACCAGGGCCGTCTGCAGGTCGCGGAGGAAGAAGAGCTGCACCATGCGGAACAGCATCCCGGCCACGCCGAGGAAGAGCCAGAGATAGCCCAGGTTCCGCAGGAACTCGCCCCAGGTCGCGTGCGGCTCCATCGTGCCGAGCAGGCTCGGATCCACCACCAGCAGCAAAGGCGACACCGCCCAGAGCCCCATCAGGACGATCTTGCGGTACAGGTTGTAGCCGACCTTGATCTCTTCCTTGTGCTCGTGGGTCGCCTGGTTGACCTCGTCGTACCCCTTGGGCTCGAAGAACAGATGGCCGATCTGCCGCGTGGTCATCGCGACGAGCCATCCGAGCAGCGCCGCCATCGCCGGGTCCCTGAACGCGATCAGATAGGCGATGATGAAGGTGACCGCGCTCACCAGGTGCAGGCTCTGGTTGATCCGGCTGTGGTGATAGTAGCGATGGTCGTCCCAGCGCTGCTCGCGCAGGTTCTCGATAAATCCGTTCATCACGACTCTCTCTCGGGTGACGAGACCAGATGCTGCACGTGTGGCCGCTCGGTCGCGGAGGATGTTAGACCGGGCAAGTCGAGCGCGGCGTGCGCCGCGTCCGGCCCGGTCTTCATGAAACGAAGCAGCGAGAAGTGGCCGAGCGGCGGCAGCGGTCGCCGTTCGACGAGGCGCGCCGCGGGCGCGCCCGCCGACCAGGTCGCATAGCGCTCCCACGGGAACTCGGTGCGCCATCCCAGGCGGCTGGTCACCGGCATCAGCCAGCGCTCGATCGTGCCGCGCAGGCCGGTCTCGGCGCCGATGCGCGTGGTGATCACGATCTCGCCGCCCGGACGGACCACCCGGAGGAACTCGTCCAGCGCACGTTCCGGACGCGGCACGGCGGTGACGACATATTGAGCCACGACGACGTCGAAGGAACTGTCCGGGAAGGCCAGCTGCTCGGCATCCATGACGGCGAGGCCGCCGACATGGCTCAGGCCCTGTTCCGACACGCGGCGTTGCGCCTTTCCGAGCATCGGAGCGGAGATGTCCATTCCGACAACTGTGGTCTCGTCGCCGTAGCCGGCGAGCGACAGGCCCGTGCCGACGCCGACCTCCAGGATCCGGCCGCCCACGCGAACGGCGGCCTGGGTCGCTGCCCGGCGCCCCTCCCGGAAAACCGGACCGAAGACCTGGTCGTAGATGGGCGCCCACCGATCATAGGCCAGGGCATCCACCCGGTGCTTGTCCGACATCTTCCGTTCCTTCACCGGCTCATCGACGTTGATGGTCCCACGACAGAGCCGCACCTCCCGACTTCGCGCTGCGTCAAAAAGGGAATTGACAGCTGGAGATCATCTCAACCGGCCGTTTCGACCGGGGAGATGAAGTCTGGCGGAACTGCACGACTCTCCGACGACAGAATGTCGACATAATTGTTACGCTGGCGTGACAGAGCCGACAGACGGCCGGCGGCTGAGGATTGTCGGCCGCAGAGAAAGAAGGTGTCAGTGTCGGGCGCGGTAGGCCCGTGCGGCCCTGACGCGCGGCAAAGCGCATCGGACCGCACGGGTAAAATCCCGCTTGCCGGAGCGGCCGGCGGCAGGCCCTGTCGCCCAGTATTTAAAGGAAAGCGCCAGGGCACGCGAGAGCGCGCGACGCATCCAAGCCTATGAAATCTCTGTGGTTCCTAGCCGGCGGTGGCTGCGTTTCTCGCCTCGATCGCGCGCAGGACCTCAAGGCCGCTTCCGGCGTCCGCCTGCGGAAAATACACATGAACCGTCATGGCCTCGTTGAGGACGCGGAGATACCGGGCGGCTTCCTCTTCCGTCGGCGCGCGCGCCGGCGGAAGAGGATCATCGGCGTCGACCGTGGGCGCGTATGTCTCGAAAAGGACCTCATGATAATAGACCGAGGAACTGACGAAACGGCTCGGCTTGCCGCTGCGGTTGTGGAACGCGTGCAAGGCGTTCATTGGGACCACCAGTGTGTCGCCCGGACCGCACCGCACCCATTCTTCGCGCCCTTGCTCATCGATCCGCGCGAAGTCGGTATGTCCCGCGACGACATAGAAGACCTCGGCGTAGGGGTGGCTGTGCAACGGAATGCCCTTGCCCGGCGGAAGGTCCATTTCATAGAAGCTCGTGGCGTAGCCGGTGTCCTCGCCTGTCGCCTTCCACGTCAGCCGGACGTCGCCGACCTGTTTCGTCCGGCCCTGGCCGGGCCCGACCTTCTTGACGCCGCCGCTTGCCTTGATCGTTCGCATCTGGCGAACCTCCGCTGCATGTGGGCAATCGTGCCTCTGAACCGGCGTGCACAGGCCGGCTCGCGGCGAGATCCTCGACCTGTTCCCTCAGACCATGACGCCGATCCCGGGATACCTCGATGTGATACCGGGTTGTTCTTGCAGGATTGTTTCGGCTGACGGATTTTCTGTTCCGATTGTAGTTGCCGGCTTCGTGAGTGAGCCGTGTCGATCACCGCCGCGCATTTTTTTATTTGTTTTTTGGGGTGCGCCGAGGGTGCTCGTCCGGAAACGCGGTCCTGTGTGGCCGTGCGGACCACGGCCTCAGCCGCGTGGCGTGTCCTGCCCGCCGAGCTCGTCACGCAACGCCGCAACGCTCAGGATACGCTGCGGGAACCACAGGCGCGCGGTGTCGTCGCCGTTCACGAGATCCAGCCCTTCCGGATCGTATCCCGTCGCCGTCCACCGGTCGGCGCGCCCTCCGGCACGGACGGCCAGCCGCTGAACGCCGGCAGGATCGGAGTTGATCCGCGCGATCTCCTCGGTTTCGGCATCCAGCAACGGCTCGGCGCCGCTCAGGTCCGTCGTCACGTCGGCCGGCGTCAGTTCCGACGCGTTGCGGCCCGGACCGCCAAGAACCTGCAGGGCCTCGATCCGAAGCCGGTAGAAGCGGGCATCGGGCAGCGTCGTATAGATCTCGGCCTTGGGATGGCGCGCCAGATACCGCCGCCGGAACCGGTTCACCTGATGGTCGGCCGCCTGCAGCGCCCGTCCCACGAGGATGAGCCGGGGTTGGCCCAGGGCATCGCCGCGGCCGAGATTCGCGAGCGTCATGGCGACACGATTGTCGACGTGAATGTTGCGCGTGTGCAGCGCCAGCCACGCCAGGATGAAGATCGGCGTCCCGTCGTGGTCGGTCGCGACATTGGTCACGGAGCCGTAGGGATAGCCGCTCCCGGGATCGGTCGTCGACAGGACCGCGCCGCGCAGCCCGCGCAGGATGGTGCGGGCGAGCTTGGGCGCGTCCAGCGGAAGCCCCAAGCCCTCGCGGACCGGCAATCCCCTCGGGGTGATCGGCGCGGGCGTGGCGGACGTATCGGCCTCGGATGCCATGAGAAATTCCGTCATCGGAAGCGAGCCGGTCGTATCATGCAATCGATGCGCGGTCGGGTCACGGGTCCTCAACGATAGTCGTCGGCCGAGATCCCGTGGCGCTTCAGCTTGTCGTAGAGCGTCTTGCGCGGCACGCCCAACGCGTCGCTCGCAGCCCCGACGCTGCCGTCCTGCCGTCGGAGCGTCTCGACGATGACGCTGCGCTCGAACGCTTCCACCTGGTCGGCAAGGCCGGCGGGAGCATCGGGACGGGCGTCGCCTGCCGCGAACGGCGGGCCCAGGACGCCAAGGACGAGCCGGTCCGCGACATTGCGCAGCTCGCGGACGTTGCCGGGCCATCCGTGCGCCATGAGCCGAGACATGAGGTCGGGCGACGGCAGCGGCGCGTCGCGGCCGTAGCGCTCGGCGGCCTCCAGGACGAAATGCTCGAAGAGAAGGGGGACGTCCTCGCGCCGGTCGCGCAACGGAGGAATGGTCAGCGCGACGACGTTGAGCCGGTAATAGAGGTCGCTCCGGAAACCGCCGCTGGCGCAGAGGTCGGCGAGGTCCGTCTTGGTTGCGGCGACCACGCGCAACCGGACCGGCACGATCTCGTTCGAGCCGAGGCGCTCGATCTGCCGCTCCTGCAGGGCGCGCAGAAACTTCACCTGAACCGCGAGCGGCATCGATTCGATCTCGTCGAGGAACAAGGTGCCACCCGACGCGTGCTCGAGCTTGCCGATCCGGCGCTTCTGCGCGCCGGTGAACGCGCCCTGCTCGTGGCCGAAGATCTCGCTGTCGAACACGGTCTCAGGCAGCGCGCCGCAATTCAGGGCGACGAAATGGCCGTCGCGCCGGTCGGAGGCCATGTGCAGGCACTTGGCGACCAGTTCCTTGCCGGTGCCTGTCTCCCCCAGGATCAGCACGTCCGGATCGCTGCTTCCCAGGCTCTGGATCGTACGGCGAAGCTGTTCGACAGCCTCGGATTGACCGATCAACGAGCGTTCGATGCCCGCCCGCTCGTCCAGCTTGCGCCGCAGCGCCTGCACCTCGAACGTGAGACGGCGCTTTTCCAGGGCACGCCTGACCACGGCGACGAGCTGGTCGGCCGGGAACGGCTTCTCGATGAAGTCGTAGGCGCCGGCACGCATGGCCTGGACGGCCATCGCCACGTCGCCGTGGCCGGTGATCAGGATGACCGGCAGTTCGGGGTCGATCGCCACGGCGCGCTCGAGCAGGGCCAGTCCGTCCAGCCCGGCCATGCGCACATCGGTCACCACCACGCCCGGAAAGAAGGGGTGCAGCGTTCCCAGGACGTCCTCGGCGCGTGCGAACTCGATCACGTCGAGATCGGCCAAGGCGAGGCTTTGGCCGGCCGCATGGCGCACGGCCGGATCGTCGTCGACGAA
Above is a genomic segment from Geminicoccaceae bacterium SCSIO 64248 containing:
- a CDS encoding aminotransferase class III-fold pyridoxal phosphate-dependent enzyme translates to MMITAIGTYAAGAGALAALVVKGRTRLALSRAKHPSLTGHVRMARRVASLIPFYDFDEDRFFNSDGATPDVVARRRDGFQRLADTYRTRFPRTVALGDETRDGLSDLQFTSAYRVPFQYSRLVRRHLASGVFLVSSAGVTVTDLDGNVLYDLTGSYGVNLLGYDFYKECIDEGAARVRDLGPVLGAYHPVVAENVARLRRLSGQDEVSFHMSGTEAVMQAVRLARYHTGRSHLVRFAGAYHGWWGDVQPGIGNPATERETYTLSEMSERTLHVLRTRRNIACVLVNPLQALHPNAPAPADSSLVDSGRRGGFDRAAYAEWLRQLRAVCTERGIPLIFDEVFVGFRLAEGGAQDYFGVKADLVTYGKTLGGGLPIGVLCGRHDLMRRFRDDRPADVCFARGTFNSHPYVMGTLDAFLRRLATPEVQALYDGLDGRWNMRAEELNRRLDEAGLPVRVANLSTIWTVLYTRPSRYNWMLQYYLKAEGLALSWVGTGRLIFSLNYTDADFAAVADRFVAAARAMERDGWWSGPATTDKMIRRQILKEMLRRRLGRERAPAASA
- a CDS encoding class I SAM-dependent methyltransferase, which translates into the protein MSDKHRVDALAYDRWAPIYDQVFGPVFREGRRAATQAAVRVGGRILEVGVGTGLSLAGYGDETTVVGMDISAPMLGKAQRRVSEQGLSHVGGLAVMDAEQLAFPDSSFDVVVAQYVVTAVPRPERALDEFLRVVRPGGEIVITTRIGAETGLRGTIERWLMPVTSRLGWRTEFPWERYATWSAGAPAARLVERRPLPPLGHFSLLRFMKTGPDAAHAALDLPGLTSSATERPHVQHLVSSPERES
- a CDS encoding cupin domain-containing protein, which produces MRTIKASGGVKKVGPGQGRTKQVGDVRLTWKATGEDTGYATSFYEMDLPPGKGIPLHSHPYAEVFYVVAGHTDFARIDEQGREEWVRCGPGDTLVVPMNALHAFHNRSGKPSRFVSSSVYYHEVLFETYAPTVDADDPLPPARAPTEEEAARYLRVLNEAMTVHVYFPQADAGSGLEVLRAIEARNAATAG
- a CDS encoding pyridoxamine 5'-phosphate oxidase family protein, with protein sequence MASEADTSATPAPITPRGLPVREGLGLPLDAPKLARTILRGLRGAVLSTTDPGSGYPYGSVTNVATDHDGTPIFILAWLALHTRNIHVDNRVAMTLANLGRGDALGQPRLILVGRALQAADHQVNRFRRRYLARHPKAEIYTTLPDARFYRLRIEALQVLGGPGRNASELTPADVTTDLSGAEPLLDAETEEIARINSDPAGVQRLAVRAGGRADRWTATGYDPEGLDLVNGDDTARLWFPQRILSVAALRDELGGQDTPRG
- a CDS encoding sigma-54 dependent transcriptional regulator; translation: MADGLSVLFVDDDPAVRHAAGQSLALADLDVIEFARAEDVLGTLHPFFPGVVVTDVRMAGLDGLALLERAVAIDPELPVILITGHGDVAMAVQAMRAGAYDFIEKPFPADQLVAVVRRALEKRRLTFEVQALRRKLDERAGIERSLIGQSEAVEQLRRTIQSLGSSDPDVLILGETGTGKELVAKCLHMASDRRDGHFVALNCGALPETVFDSEIFGHEQGAFTGAQKRRIGKLEHASGGTLFLDEIESMPLAVQVKFLRALQERQIERLGSNEIVPVRLRVVAATKTDLADLCASGGFRSDLYYRLNVVALTIPPLRDRREDVPLLFEHFVLEAAERYGRDAPLPSPDLMSRLMAHGWPGNVRELRNVADRLVLGVLGPPFAAGDARPDAPAGLADQVEAFERSVIVETLRRQDGSVGAASDALGVPRKTLYDKLKRHGISADDYR
- the asd gene encoding archaetidylserine decarboxylase (Phosphatidylserine decarboxylase is synthesized as a single chain precursor. Generation of the pyruvoyl active site from a Ser is coupled to cleavage of a Gly-Ser bond between the larger (beta) and smaller (alpha chains). It is an integral membrane protein.) — translated: MQQEDVNFLLTNRIPRRLATRFIGWFSRIETPVIRDLSIGVWRLFADLDLSDAQETRFRSLHDCFVRKLREGARPADPDPALLVSPCDAIVGASGVVERGQALQVKGFPYPLCDLLGDDAEAALYEGGWYVTLRLTSAMYHRFHAPHDLRVEAVTYISGDTWNVNPIALKRIERLFCKNERAPIHARLVRSGHPIALVPVAAILVAGIRFSFLDAGLDLREAGPRRIPCDATLDKGTEMGWFQHGSTIVLFAPKGFRPHDRVREGATIRAGQPLLHVPETGNA